From Parambassis ranga chromosome 9, fParRan2.1, whole genome shotgun sequence, the proteins below share one genomic window:
- the LOC114441166 gene encoding membrane-associated phosphatidylinositol transfer protein 2-like isoform X1: protein MLIKEYRIPMPMSVEEYRIAQLYMIQKKSREESCGEGSGVEILENKPYTDGPGGTGQYTHKVYHIGMHIPSWFRSILPKAALRVEEESWNAYPYTRTRYTCPFVEKFSIDIETYYKPDTGNQADVFNMSAVEKRQRTIDPIDIVTDPIPPHEYKSEEDPRLYKSVKTQRGPLRDDWIEEYNNNPGKTPIMCAYKLCKVEFRYWGMQSKIERFIHDVGLRKVMVRAHRQAWCWQDEWYGLTIEDIRQLELETQLTLARKMAQFSQAEEATEANGGAPSPDKDQEAKEAISSIEAEEVVTSSGGETLQPRGVLTKQWSTSSRSSRSSKRGGEEHAIFTYSPVSPLGMTVCETGTDVKVSPSRHSISEWRMQSIARDSDDSSDEEFFDAHEDLSDGEEVFPKEIAKWNSNDLMDKIEAAETEETPGELFKEMTVDYERATSEEILDEESSSQQCLQSSKIHVLILVLHGGNILDTGGGDQNSKQADVNTISTAFDTVMRVHYPAALGRIAIRLVPCPAICAEAFSLVSNLSPYSYDEGCLSSSQDHIPLAALPLLATSAPQYQDAIATVIVRANQVYSDFMKSLDGAAFSGQVCLIGDCVGGILGFDALCSSNQTVNESQNSSRRGSVISVQDQDLLSPGIIINSGHGSASPTLEGSRHLSRSNIDIPRASGGEDPKRQLPRKRSDSSTYEVDTIKQHQAFLSSLHSSVLRNDATSRRSSSSTMLDGSSLGKFDFDVSDFFLFGSPLGLVLALRKTVIPMLDVAQLRPACQQVYNLFHPADPSASRLEPLLERKFHLLPPFNVPRYQRFPLGDGNSALLVETVQSNTQLLLDSGPPLSLRCQETISETCIPVPVLNWQEGCLKATPATMESDVVQSHGGVFMDSSYPSSPVTGPLFRGQRRASEVSIASQVSGMADSYTATNIANTKSYQINQSKKLSLLSQLALSSQNKFFLKSPPKSRKKAAANHAAGSSDADLVAELHCEADSSEGLSPTGQYENCLSAGLECAISDLVSLDSQAEVEQVAARWWGTKRLDFALYCPDALTAFPTVALPHLFHASYWESTDVVSFLLRQVMRHENSSILELDGKEVSEFTPSKPREKWLRKRTHVKIRNVTANHRVNDAVFTEDSQQVLTGRFMYGPLDMVTLAGERVDLHIMTQPPSGEWVYFNTEVTNSSGRVSFVIPDDKRLGIGVYPVKMVVRGDHTFADSYLTVIPRGTEFVVFSIDGSFAASVSIMGSDPKVRAGAVDVVRHWQDLGYLIIYVTGRPDMQKQRVVAWLSQHNFPHGIVSFCDGLVHDPLRHKANFLKSLTEAHLKIFAGYGSTKDISVYTSIGLPSSQIYIVGRPSKKMQHQCQFITEGYAAHLSQLEYNHRSRPAKSSSARMVLRKGSFGLGANSDFLRKRNHLLRTISSQPAPSSPTGNIHNRPERTQSQSDSERLERERLERAHSHSQGATQRSMSITASCWGRSSSTKLEPGVFSPK, encoded by the exons ATGCTTATCAAGGAGTACCGCATCCCCATGCCCATGAGTGTGGAGGAGTACCGCATCGCCCAGCTCTATATGATCCAG aaaaagagcagagaggagagctgtgGTGAAGGTAGTGGGGTGGAGATCCTAGAGAACAAACCCTACACAGATGGACCAGGTGGGACCGGCCAGTACACACACAAGGTTTACCACATTGGCATGCACATTCCCAGCTGGTTCCGGTCCATCTTACCCAAAGCAGCGCTGAGGGTTGAAGAAGAGTCCTGGAACGCCTACCCTTATACCCGCACCAG gtacacctgtccCTTTGTTGAGAAGTTCTCCATTGACATTGAGACCTACTACAAACCTGACACAGGCAACCAAGCAGATGTCTTCAACATGTCTGCAGtagagaagaggcagaggacTATTG ACCCAATCGACATAGTGACGGATCCCATCCCTCCCCATGAGTACAAATCAGAGGAAGACCCAAGACTTTACAAGTCAGTCAAGACCCAGAGGGGTCCTTTGCGGGACGACTGGATAGAAGAGTACAACAATAACCCAGGAAAGACCCCCATTATGTGTGCCTACAAACTCTGCAAGGTGGAGTTCCGTTACTGGGGCATGCAGTCTAAGATTGAACGATTCATTCACGACGTTG GACTGAGAAAGGTGATGGTGCGTGCCCACCGGCAGGCCTGGTGCTGGCAGGATGAGTGGTACGGACTGACCATAGAGGACATCAGGCAGCTGGAGTTGGAAACCCAGTTGACCCTGGCCAGAAAGATGGCCCAGTTTAGCCAAGCAGAGGAGGCCACTGAAGCCAATGGAGGGGCTCCGTCTCCAGACAAAGACCAGGAGGCTAAAGAGGCAATTAGCTCTATTGAAGCTGAGGAAGTGGTTACCAGCTCAGGAGGAGAGACTCTACAGCCACGTGGTGTGCTCACAAAGCAGTGGTCCACCTCCTCCCGATCCTCCCGCTCATCCaagagaggaggtgaggagcaTGCCATCTTCACCTATTCACCTGTGTCACCGCTGGGTATGACAGTGTGTGAAACTGGCACTGATGTTAAAG TGAGCCCGTCACGTCATAGCATCTCAGAGTGGAGGATGCAGAGCATAGCGCGAGACTCAGACGACAGCTCGGATGAAGAGTTCTTCGATGCTCATG AGGATCTCTCTGATGGTGAGGAGGTCTTCCCCAAAGAAATTGCCAAGTGGAATTCCAATGACCTGATGGATAAAATtgaagctgcagaaacagaagaaactccAG gtgaGCTGTTCAAGGAAATGACTGTGGATTATGAAAGAGCAACCAGTGAGGAAATACTAGATGAG GAGAGCTCATCTCAGCAGTGTTTGCAATCTTCCAAGATCCATGTCCTGATATTGGTCCTGCACGGAGGAAACATCCTGGATACAGGCGGCGGGGACCAGAACAGCAAGCAGGCCGACGTTAACACAATCAGTACGGCTTTTGACACAGTCATGCGTGTTCACTACCCTGCTGCGCTGGGACGCATCGCCATTCGCTTGGTGCCCTGCCCTGCCATCTGTGCTGAGGCTTTCTCCCTTGTGTCCAA CTTGAGCCCTTACAGCTACGATGAAGGTTGTCTCTCCAGCAGCCAGGACCACATCCCATTGGCAGCTCTGCCCCTCCTGGCCACCTCTGCTCCACAATACCAAGATGCCATTGCCACTGTCATCGTCCGTGCCAATCAGGTGTACTCTGACTTTATGAAGTCTCTGGACGGGGCTGCTTTCTCTGGCCAG GTTTGCCTCATTGGGGACTGCGTGGGAGGAATCTTGGGGTTTGATGCTCTCTGCAGCAGTAATCAGACAGTAAATGAAAGCCAGAATAGCAGCCGCAGAGGCAGCGTCATCAGCGTACAG GACCAGGACCTTCTATCTCCTGGCATCATTATCAACAGCGGACATGGATCAGCATCTCCAACCTTGGAGGGCAGCCGCCACCTCAGTCGTAGTAACATCGACATCCCTCGTGCGAGCGGAGGTGAAGACCCAAAGAGACAGCTCCCACGCAAAAGAAGCGACTCCTCCACCTACGAAGTggacacaataaaacaacatcagGCATTTCTGTCCAG CTTACACTCCAGTGTCTTGCGGAACGATGCGACCTCGCGCCGGTCGAGCAGCAGCACAATGCTGGACGGCAGCTCCCTGGGGAAGTTTGACTTTGACGTGTCCGACTTTTTCCTCTTTGGCTCTCCACTGGGCTTGGTACTCGCACTGAGAAAGACTGTCATTCCTATGTTAGATG TGGCCCAGCTGCGGCCTGCCTGTCAGCAAGTCTATAACCTGTTCCATCCGGCCGATCCCTCGGCCTCCCGCCTCGAACCTCTACTGGAGAGGAAATTTCACCTCCTTCCACCATTCAACGTGCCCCGTTACCAACGCTTTCCACTGGGCGATGGAAACTCTGCCCTCCTGG TGGAGACAGTCCAGAGCAACACTCAGCTGCTACTTGACAGTGGGCCTCCTCTGTCCCTTCGCTGTCAGGAGACCATCAGTGAGACCTGCATCCCTGTGCCTGTGCTAAACTGGCAGGAGGGCTGCCTCAAAGCCACACCCGCCACTATGGAGT CGGATGTTGTTCAGTCTCATGGTGGTGTCTTCATGGACAGTTCGTACCCCTCATCCCCCGTAACGGGCCCCCTCTTCCGGGGCCAGCGGCGGGCCAGTGAGGTCAGCATTGCCAGCCAGGTCTCAGGAATGGCAGACAGTTACACTGCCACCAACATAGCCAACA CCAAATCATACCAGATTAACCAGTCCAAAAAACTCAGTCTTTTGTCCCAACTTGCCTTATCGTCACAAAACAAATTCTTCCTGAAAAGTCCTCCTAAGTCCCGtaagaaagcagcagcaaacCACGCTGCTGGATCTTCTGATGCAGATCTAGTGGCAGAGCTGCATTGTGAGGCAGACTCTAGTGAAGGTCTAAGTCCCACTGGCCAGTACGAGAACTGCCTGTCAGCAGGGCTGGAGTGTGCTATATCTGATCTGGTCTCGCTGGATTCCCAGGCTGAAGTGGAGCAAG TTGCAGCACGTTGGTGGGGTACAAAGCGGCTGGACTTTGCCCTGTACTGCCCCGATGCTCTGACCGCTTTCCCCACAGTGGCTTTACCACACCTCTTCCACGCATCATACTGGGAGTCCACAGACGTCGTCAGTTTTCTGCTGAGACAG GTTATGAGGCATGAAAACTCAAGCATTTTGGAGCTTGATGGGAAAGAAGTGTCTGAATTCACCCCCTCCAAACCCAGAGAGAAGTGGCTCCGCAAGAGGACTCATGTCAAGATACGG AATGTGACTGCCAACCACCGGGTGAACGACGCTGTGTTCACTGAGGACAGCCAGCAGGTCCTGACAGGTCGCTTCATGTACGGCCCTCTGGACATGGTCACTTTGGCTGGGGAGAGG GTTGACCTCCACATCATGACCCAGCCTCCATCAGGAGAATGGGTGTACTTTAACACAGAGGTGACCAACAGCAGTGGGCGTGTGTCTTTTGTCATTCCAGATGACAAACGTCTGGGTATCGGAGTCTATCCAGTTAAAATGGTTGTCAG GGGTGATCACACATTTGCAGACAGTTATTTAACAGTTATACCCCGTGGCACAGAGTTTGTGGTTTTCAGCATTGATGGTTCATTTGCTGCTAGTGTGTCAATCATGGGCAGTGATCCCAAAGTGCGGGCAGGAGCTGTCGATGTTGTCAG GCACTGGCAGGATTTAGGCTATTTGATCATCTATGTTACCGGACGTCCTGACATGCAGAAGCAGCGGGTCGTCGCTTGGTTGTCTCAGCACAACTTCCCTCATGGCATTGTGTCCTTCTGTGATGGCCTGGTCCATGACCCGCTGAGACACAAGGCAAACTTCCTCAAGTCCCTGACAGAG GCTCACTTGAAGATTTTTGCTGGATACGGATCAACCAAAGACATCTCAGTCTACACTTCCATTGGCCTCCCTTCTTCCCAAATATACATTGTTGGCAGACCTTCGAAGAAAATGCAGCACCAGTGCCAG TTCATCACAGAGGGATATGCAGCTCATTTGTCCCAGCTGGAGTATAACCACCGTTCTCGGCCAGCCAAGTCCAGCAGCGCACGCATGGTGCTTCGTAAAGGCAGCTTCGGCCTAGGTGCAAACAGCGACTTCCTGAGGAAGAGGAACCATCTGTTGCGCACCATCTCCTCTCAGCCGGCCCCAAGTTCCCCAACAGGCAACATCCACAACAGACCGGAGCGCACACAGAGCCAGTCAGACAGCGAGCGGCTGGAACGAGAGCGGCTGGAAAGAGCTCACAGCCACAGTCAGGGAGCGACGCAGAGAAGCATGAGCATCACCGCGAGCTGCTGGggccgcagcagcagcaccaagcTGGAGCCAGGGGTCTTCAGCCCAAAATGA
- the LOC114441166 gene encoding membrane-associated phosphatidylinositol transfer protein 2-like isoform X3: MLIKEYRIPMPMSVEEYRIAQLYMIQKKSREESCGEGSGVEILENKPYTDGPGGTGQYTHKVYHIGMHIPSWFRSILPKAALRVEEESWNAYPYTRTRYTCPFVEKFSIDIETYYKPDTGNQADVFNMSAVEKRQRTIDPIDIVTDPIPPHEYKSEEDPRLYKSVKTQRGPLRDDWIEEYNNNPGKTPIMCAYKLCKVEFRYWGMQSKIERFIHDVGLRKVMVRAHRQAWCWQDEWYGLTIEDIRQLELETQLTLARKMAQFSQAEEATEANGGAPSPDKDQEAKEAISSIEAEEVVTSSGGETLQPRGVLTKQWSTSSRSSRSSKRGGEEHAIFTYSPVSPLGMTVCETGTDVKVSPSRHSISEWRMQSIARDSDDSSDEEFFDAHEDLSDGEEVFPKEIAKWNSNDLMDKIEAAETEETPGELFKEMTVDYERATSEEILDEESSSQQCLQSSKIHVLILVLHGGNILDTGGGDQNSKQADVNTISTAFDTVMRVHYPAALGRIAIRLVPCPAICAEAFSLVSNLSPYSYDEGCLSSSQDHIPLAALPLLATSAPQYQDAIATVIVRANQVYSDFMKSLDGAAFSGQVCLIGDCVGGILGFDALCSSNQTVNESQNSSRRGSVISVQDQDLLSPGIIINSGHGSASPTLEGSRHLSRSNIDIPRASGGEDPKRQLPRKRSDSSTYEVDTIKQHQAFLSSLHSSVLRNDATSRRSSSSTMLDGSSLGKFDFDVSDFFLFGSPLGLVLALRKTVIPMLDVAQLRPACQQVYNLFHPADPSASRLEPLLERKFHLLPPFNVPRYQRFPLGDGNSALLADVVQSHGGVFMDSSYPSSPVTGPLFRGQRRASEVSIASQVSGMADSYTATNIANTKSYQINQSKKLSLLSQLALSSQNKFFLKSPPKSRKKAAANHAAGSSDADLVAELHCEADSSEGLSPTGQYENCLSAGLECAISDLVSLDSQAEVEQVAARWWGTKRLDFALYCPDALTAFPTVALPHLFHASYWESTDVVSFLLRQVMRHENSSILELDGKEVSEFTPSKPREKWLRKRTHVKIRNVTANHRVNDAVFTEDSQQVLTGRFMYGPLDMVTLAGERVDLHIMTQPPSGEWVYFNTEVTNSSGRVSFVIPDDKRLGIGVYPVKMVVRGDHTFADSYLTVIPRGTEFVVFSIDGSFAASVSIMGSDPKVRAGAVDVVRHWQDLGYLIIYVTGRPDMQKQRVVAWLSQHNFPHGIVSFCDGLVHDPLRHKANFLKSLTEAHLKIFAGYGSTKDISVYTSIGLPSSQIYIVGRPSKKMQHQCQFITEGYAAHLSQLEYNHRSRPAKSSSARMVLRKGSFGLGANSDFLRKRNHLLRTISSQPAPSSPTGNIHNRPERTQSQSDSERLERERLERAHSHSQGATQRSMSITASCWGRSSSTKLEPGVFSPK, from the exons ATGCTTATCAAGGAGTACCGCATCCCCATGCCCATGAGTGTGGAGGAGTACCGCATCGCCCAGCTCTATATGATCCAG aaaaagagcagagaggagagctgtgGTGAAGGTAGTGGGGTGGAGATCCTAGAGAACAAACCCTACACAGATGGACCAGGTGGGACCGGCCAGTACACACACAAGGTTTACCACATTGGCATGCACATTCCCAGCTGGTTCCGGTCCATCTTACCCAAAGCAGCGCTGAGGGTTGAAGAAGAGTCCTGGAACGCCTACCCTTATACCCGCACCAG gtacacctgtccCTTTGTTGAGAAGTTCTCCATTGACATTGAGACCTACTACAAACCTGACACAGGCAACCAAGCAGATGTCTTCAACATGTCTGCAGtagagaagaggcagaggacTATTG ACCCAATCGACATAGTGACGGATCCCATCCCTCCCCATGAGTACAAATCAGAGGAAGACCCAAGACTTTACAAGTCAGTCAAGACCCAGAGGGGTCCTTTGCGGGACGACTGGATAGAAGAGTACAACAATAACCCAGGAAAGACCCCCATTATGTGTGCCTACAAACTCTGCAAGGTGGAGTTCCGTTACTGGGGCATGCAGTCTAAGATTGAACGATTCATTCACGACGTTG GACTGAGAAAGGTGATGGTGCGTGCCCACCGGCAGGCCTGGTGCTGGCAGGATGAGTGGTACGGACTGACCATAGAGGACATCAGGCAGCTGGAGTTGGAAACCCAGTTGACCCTGGCCAGAAAGATGGCCCAGTTTAGCCAAGCAGAGGAGGCCACTGAAGCCAATGGAGGGGCTCCGTCTCCAGACAAAGACCAGGAGGCTAAAGAGGCAATTAGCTCTATTGAAGCTGAGGAAGTGGTTACCAGCTCAGGAGGAGAGACTCTACAGCCACGTGGTGTGCTCACAAAGCAGTGGTCCACCTCCTCCCGATCCTCCCGCTCATCCaagagaggaggtgaggagcaTGCCATCTTCACCTATTCACCTGTGTCACCGCTGGGTATGACAGTGTGTGAAACTGGCACTGATGTTAAAG TGAGCCCGTCACGTCATAGCATCTCAGAGTGGAGGATGCAGAGCATAGCGCGAGACTCAGACGACAGCTCGGATGAAGAGTTCTTCGATGCTCATG AGGATCTCTCTGATGGTGAGGAGGTCTTCCCCAAAGAAATTGCCAAGTGGAATTCCAATGACCTGATGGATAAAATtgaagctgcagaaacagaagaaactccAG gtgaGCTGTTCAAGGAAATGACTGTGGATTATGAAAGAGCAACCAGTGAGGAAATACTAGATGAG GAGAGCTCATCTCAGCAGTGTTTGCAATCTTCCAAGATCCATGTCCTGATATTGGTCCTGCACGGAGGAAACATCCTGGATACAGGCGGCGGGGACCAGAACAGCAAGCAGGCCGACGTTAACACAATCAGTACGGCTTTTGACACAGTCATGCGTGTTCACTACCCTGCTGCGCTGGGACGCATCGCCATTCGCTTGGTGCCCTGCCCTGCCATCTGTGCTGAGGCTTTCTCCCTTGTGTCCAA CTTGAGCCCTTACAGCTACGATGAAGGTTGTCTCTCCAGCAGCCAGGACCACATCCCATTGGCAGCTCTGCCCCTCCTGGCCACCTCTGCTCCACAATACCAAGATGCCATTGCCACTGTCATCGTCCGTGCCAATCAGGTGTACTCTGACTTTATGAAGTCTCTGGACGGGGCTGCTTTCTCTGGCCAG GTTTGCCTCATTGGGGACTGCGTGGGAGGAATCTTGGGGTTTGATGCTCTCTGCAGCAGTAATCAGACAGTAAATGAAAGCCAGAATAGCAGCCGCAGAGGCAGCGTCATCAGCGTACAG GACCAGGACCTTCTATCTCCTGGCATCATTATCAACAGCGGACATGGATCAGCATCTCCAACCTTGGAGGGCAGCCGCCACCTCAGTCGTAGTAACATCGACATCCCTCGTGCGAGCGGAGGTGAAGACCCAAAGAGACAGCTCCCACGCAAAAGAAGCGACTCCTCCACCTACGAAGTggacacaataaaacaacatcagGCATTTCTGTCCAG CTTACACTCCAGTGTCTTGCGGAACGATGCGACCTCGCGCCGGTCGAGCAGCAGCACAATGCTGGACGGCAGCTCCCTGGGGAAGTTTGACTTTGACGTGTCCGACTTTTTCCTCTTTGGCTCTCCACTGGGCTTGGTACTCGCACTGAGAAAGACTGTCATTCCTATGTTAGATG TGGCCCAGCTGCGGCCTGCCTGTCAGCAAGTCTATAACCTGTTCCATCCGGCCGATCCCTCGGCCTCCCGCCTCGAACCTCTACTGGAGAGGAAATTTCACCTCCTTCCACCATTCAACGTGCCCCGTTACCAACGCTTTCCACTGGGCGATGGAAACTCTGCCCTCCTGG CGGATGTTGTTCAGTCTCATGGTGGTGTCTTCATGGACAGTTCGTACCCCTCATCCCCCGTAACGGGCCCCCTCTTCCGGGGCCAGCGGCGGGCCAGTGAGGTCAGCATTGCCAGCCAGGTCTCAGGAATGGCAGACAGTTACACTGCCACCAACATAGCCAACA CCAAATCATACCAGATTAACCAGTCCAAAAAACTCAGTCTTTTGTCCCAACTTGCCTTATCGTCACAAAACAAATTCTTCCTGAAAAGTCCTCCTAAGTCCCGtaagaaagcagcagcaaacCACGCTGCTGGATCTTCTGATGCAGATCTAGTGGCAGAGCTGCATTGTGAGGCAGACTCTAGTGAAGGTCTAAGTCCCACTGGCCAGTACGAGAACTGCCTGTCAGCAGGGCTGGAGTGTGCTATATCTGATCTGGTCTCGCTGGATTCCCAGGCTGAAGTGGAGCAAG TTGCAGCACGTTGGTGGGGTACAAAGCGGCTGGACTTTGCCCTGTACTGCCCCGATGCTCTGACCGCTTTCCCCACAGTGGCTTTACCACACCTCTTCCACGCATCATACTGGGAGTCCACAGACGTCGTCAGTTTTCTGCTGAGACAG GTTATGAGGCATGAAAACTCAAGCATTTTGGAGCTTGATGGGAAAGAAGTGTCTGAATTCACCCCCTCCAAACCCAGAGAGAAGTGGCTCCGCAAGAGGACTCATGTCAAGATACGG AATGTGACTGCCAACCACCGGGTGAACGACGCTGTGTTCACTGAGGACAGCCAGCAGGTCCTGACAGGTCGCTTCATGTACGGCCCTCTGGACATGGTCACTTTGGCTGGGGAGAGG GTTGACCTCCACATCATGACCCAGCCTCCATCAGGAGAATGGGTGTACTTTAACACAGAGGTGACCAACAGCAGTGGGCGTGTGTCTTTTGTCATTCCAGATGACAAACGTCTGGGTATCGGAGTCTATCCAGTTAAAATGGTTGTCAG GGGTGATCACACATTTGCAGACAGTTATTTAACAGTTATACCCCGTGGCACAGAGTTTGTGGTTTTCAGCATTGATGGTTCATTTGCTGCTAGTGTGTCAATCATGGGCAGTGATCCCAAAGTGCGGGCAGGAGCTGTCGATGTTGTCAG GCACTGGCAGGATTTAGGCTATTTGATCATCTATGTTACCGGACGTCCTGACATGCAGAAGCAGCGGGTCGTCGCTTGGTTGTCTCAGCACAACTTCCCTCATGGCATTGTGTCCTTCTGTGATGGCCTGGTCCATGACCCGCTGAGACACAAGGCAAACTTCCTCAAGTCCCTGACAGAG GCTCACTTGAAGATTTTTGCTGGATACGGATCAACCAAAGACATCTCAGTCTACACTTCCATTGGCCTCCCTTCTTCCCAAATATACATTGTTGGCAGACCTTCGAAGAAAATGCAGCACCAGTGCCAG TTCATCACAGAGGGATATGCAGCTCATTTGTCCCAGCTGGAGTATAACCACCGTTCTCGGCCAGCCAAGTCCAGCAGCGCACGCATGGTGCTTCGTAAAGGCAGCTTCGGCCTAGGTGCAAACAGCGACTTCCTGAGGAAGAGGAACCATCTGTTGCGCACCATCTCCTCTCAGCCGGCCCCAAGTTCCCCAACAGGCAACATCCACAACAGACCGGAGCGCACACAGAGCCAGTCAGACAGCGAGCGGCTGGAACGAGAGCGGCTGGAAAGAGCTCACAGCCACAGTCAGGGAGCGACGCAGAGAAGCATGAGCATCACCGCGAGCTGCTGGggccgcagcagcagcaccaagcTGGAGCCAGGGGTCTTCAGCCCAAAATGA